DNA sequence from the Devosia lacusdianchii genome:
GAATCTTCGAGAGCGGCCAAAGCCGAGCCCTTGATGATCGGGATATCGTCGCCCGGGAATTCGTAGGACGACAGCAGCTCGCGGACTTCCAGCTCAACGAGCTCGAGCAGTTCCGGATCGTCGACCATGTCGCACTTGTTCAGGAACACGACCAGCGCGGGAACGCCAACCTGACGGGCGAGCAGGATGTGCTCACGGGTCTGGGGCATCGGGCCGTCGGCAGCCGACACGACCAGGATCGCGCCGTCCATCTGGGCAGCGCCGGTGATCATGTTCTTCACATAGTCGGCGTGGCCGGGGCAATCGACGTGAGCGTAGTGACGGTTCTGCGTCTCGTACTCGACGTGAGCGGTGTTGATGGTGATGCCGCGTGCCTTCTCTTCGGGGGCAGCGTCAATCTGATCGTACGCCTTGAAGGTCGCGCCACCGGTTTCAGCCAGGACCTTGGTGATCGCTGCAGTCAGCGAGGTCTTGCCATGGTCAACGTGACCGATGGTGCCGATGTTGCAGTGAGGCTTATTGCGGGAAAACTTTTCCTTGCCCATCGCTTCTCTCCGTATTCGTTAGCCCTGCGGCCAACCTTGAGTTTCAGTTTATTGTTTTAGGCGTACTTGGCCTGGACTTCGTCGGCGACGGCCTGCGGCACCTGCTCGTAGTGGTCGAACGTCATCGTGTACTGTGCACGACCCTGGCTCATGGAGCGCAGCGAGTTCACATACCCGAACATGTTCGCGAGCGGCACGTAGGCATTCACGACCTGGAGAACACCACGGCCTTCAGTGCCGTGAATCTGACCACGCCGCGAATTCAAGTCGCCGATGACGTCGCCCATGTAATCTTCAGGCGTGACAACTTCAACCTTCATGATCGGCTCGAGGATCTTCGGAGCCGCCTTGCGCAGGCCTTCGTTAAAGCCGGCACGGCCGGCGATTTCGAATGCCAGCACCGAAGAGTCCACGTCGTGGTATGCACCTTCGGTCAGCGTGACCTTCACGTCCACGATCGGGAAGCCGATCAACGGACCTGCAGACATCACCGACTTCACGCCCTTTTCGACGCCCGGGATGTATTCCTTCGGTACCGAACCGCCGACGACGGCGTTGACGAATTCGAGACCCTTGCCGACTTCGCCCGGCTCAACGGTGAGCTTGACGCGAGCAAACTGGCCCGAACCACCCGACTGCTTCTTGTGGGTATAGTCCACATTGGCCGACTTGGTGATGGTTTCGCGATACGCAACCTGCGGCTGACCGATATTGGCCTCGACCTTGAATTCGCGACGCATACGGTCGACGAGGATGTCGAGGTGCAATTCGCCCATGCCCGAAATGATGGTCTGGCCGGATTCTTCATCGGTCTTGACGCGGAAGGACGGATCCTCGGCAGCCAGACGATTAAGGGCAAGACCCATCTTTTCCTGGTCGGCCTTCGACTTCGGTTCAACCGAAATGTCGATAACCGGCTCGGGGAAGATCATGCGTTCAAGGATAACCTGGGCATTCTGCGCGCAAAGCGTGTCGCCCGTGGTGGTGTCCTTGAGGCCGACGATGGCGACGATGTCACCAGCAAAGGCTTCGGTGATCTGCTCGCGGCTATTGGCGTGCATCTGGAACATGCGGCCAACGCGCTCGCGCTTTTCCTTGACCGTGTTTTCGAGCATCGCGCCCTGCTCGAGCTTGCCCGAGTAGATGCGGCAGAAGGTCAGCGAGCCCATGTGCGGGTCGTTGGCGATCTTGAACGCCAGCATGGCCAGCGGCTCGTTGTCGTCGGCATGACGCTCGATCGGGGCTTCCGTACGGGCATCGATACCCTTGATGGCCGGAATGTCGGTCGGAGCAGGCAGGAAGTCGATAACGCCGTCGAGCAGGGGCTGCACGCCCTTGTTCTTGAACGCCGAGCCAGCAAAGATCAGGAAGAACTTCGCATCGATCGTGCCGCGACGCAGCAGGCGACGGATGGTGTCGTTGTTCGGCAGATCGCCGTTCAGGTACGCTTCCATGGCGTCGTCGTCGAGCTCGACGGCGGCTTCGATCATGGCTTCGCGGTACTTCTCAGCCTTTTCCTTGAGGTCGGCCGGAATTTCCACGACGTCCCACTGGGCGCCCAGTTCTTCATTGCGCCAGACGAGTGCGTTCATCTCGATGAGATCGACAACGCCCTTGAACTCGTTCTCGGCACCGATCGGCAGCTGAACCGGAACGGCCTTCGCGCCAAGGCGCGAACCGATCATCTCGACGCAGCGATAGAAATCGGCGCCGATCTTGTCCATCTTGTTGACGAAGATGAGACGCGGAA
Encoded proteins:
- the fusA gene encoding elongation factor G gives rise to the protein MAREYPINLYRNFGIMAHIDAGKTTTTERILYYTGKSHKIGEVHDGAATMDWMEQEQERGITITSAATTTFWKDRNGTQHRFNIIDTPGHVDFTIEVERSLRVLDGAVALLDANAGVEPQTETVWRQADKYHVPRLIFVNKMDKIGADFYRCVEMIGSRLGAKAVPVQLPIGAENEFKGVVDLIEMNALVWRNEELGAQWDVVEIPADLKEKAEKYREAMIEAAVELDDDAMEAYLNGDLPNNDTIRRLLRRGTIDAKFFLIFAGSAFKNKGVQPLLDGVIDFLPAPTDIPAIKGIDARTEAPIERHADDNEPLAMLAFKIANDPHMGSLTFCRIYSGKLEQGAMLENTVKEKRERVGRMFQMHANSREQITEAFAGDIVAIVGLKDTTTGDTLCAQNAQVILERMIFPEPVIDISVEPKSKADQEKMGLALNRLAAEDPSFRVKTDEESGQTIISGMGELHLDILVDRMRREFKVEANIGQPQVAYRETITKSANVDYTHKKQSGGSGQFARVKLTVEPGEVGKGLEFVNAVVGGSVPKEYIPGVEKGVKSVMSAGPLIGFPIVDVKVTLTEGAYHDVDSSVLAFEIAGRAGFNEGLRKAAPKILEPIMKVEVVTPEDYMGDVIGDLNSRRGQIHGTEGRGVLQVVNAYVPLANMFGYVNSLRSMSQGRAQYTMTFDHYEQVPQAVADEVQAKYA